AATTTGACCTTCAGGCCTATTTTCACAGTTTCTTAATAATATTCGTTTCAATGTTTtccttaatttttcttttctaaattgtttaacttttttCGATCAATAAGAAAAACGTATGAATTATGAACGAAATTTGCATGAGAAAGATAAccatataacaatttttttagttcaagttttgaaaattcaaattaaaatatgttttgtcaGTCCGCGGTCcagtaaaacaaattaaaaaaatcgtgaGCTGATTTTAATATCTCTTATTCATAGATGCTTTGtagatatttaaatagaaatcgTGAAAAAATATGGTATTTTTTAATGTAGAAATACCACCattaaaaaggataaaatagGACTCAAAAGTGGACCCAGAAGGTATCTGTTTGCTGTGAAGGTGGGCACTAAACTAGGAGTTGTtgtaaaaatgtacatattcaaaaaaaagtcgaaaaatcCATATGCAATCCCCTCCAAGTTACACTATCAGCCTATTTTTACTATCTCTGAATCACATCATTTTGGCTAGTTTAAAAACGATCAGggaaattgtttaataattatcgaTTATTCTACTAATCTCATCAGAGACACCTCAAGACACACtcagataagaaaaaaaatttaataaaaaatcctttttagggacatgcttttattgtactaaaaagtagaaaataatttttcttttgagtcaattatagacaactaattattgtaaaaaattgccATGAAAAGATTGCcgaagatattttaaatagctatgtatgagtgactcataaggAAAAgtcattttacaataaaagctagtccctaaaaaattatattttatttaaaactaatgaTCCGTTAGATTTATATCTCTGAATCCAGGGATAGTCAacgaattattataaaaactgttcgactgcattatttaaagcttacttaaagaagttaaaaacaaaaacttgtgCGATCTTGCTTAGGGGGTGGTTTTCATTGACTAGTACTGGATTCCGAgcttttaacttatttatacCTTACAGATCTctgttattatattaaatatgttggAAATGTAATTTAACGTTGACCAAGATTAGATTTCAAAGAATTGGCAAGTgaagataaattaaaagtttttagtaaataaagaacacaaaaacttaaaaacaaaaatacgtagttcagaaactaatattatttaaaaaaatccattgtATTTGCACGTGCTAACCACCATATATAATCGTATACTTCTAGTAGGTACAATAGCACGAGTCTTAAAACGTGTCAAATAAGAAAAAGAACCGCTTTCGTAATAACTCAACAATCGTAGAAATATTACAATAGAGACCTACCCAAGCACCTACCTATGTACACATATAAACACATTGGTAggtgtaaatattattgtatataaataacacaaaatgCCATACGGAATGATCTTAAAGCTAATCTATCGAAAATCTatcagaaaatataattttttgtaatatttggtaGATTCGCTAAAacgaagccactcacgaaatttcatttttattaaagccagggttcgaggatatatatcaatggatatatatcatgatatatgtccattgatatatatcatgaatttttatgatatatatcaatacaaaaatgattttaaaaaatttaatattatttagtaatttttggcgtttgttaccgcatttctacttcccaaattttgatggcattggagtagagttaaaacctactaatactaagcttaaatcgtgtcgtgtcagaaaaagttcgttactaaagagtaagtttaagtaagattcagaatcggaagatgatctagctttatcttccttgcagtcaaaccacgcacaattatgaaacaacctattgtttttttgataattaacagtttattacgaatgactgatgactgatttgataattaaaagactgattatactctagagttattatttgtaatgtttattgttttgttgcctaagtgtaggtatgaccattgactgataacaatttagaaaattgttttttgttttaaaattgattattagttttaaaaattttattatttttaattgattttgcctgatctagaagaatattttatgttttggtttcatttgtctgatttgaagcgcttaagtaaataaaacttttaaaacattttaatttttttttaaatatcaaaattttgatatatatcggatatatatatatatcggtatatataaaaaatatccgatattttgatatttataataaatatcggatattttcgaacccgGATTAAAGCACGATTTCTGTCTCACGATCTATTTTACATGAAGCGGTATATtctattcactttttttttattatgcaaCTTCAATAACATTTATGCACAGAGTTGTATGGACTTATATAGTTACTTTCAACACTTACCCATAGAGAGTCGTTACTATCGTATACCGgtatacaatacaatataaccttaaagattattatttgacatatttgaatttcatttgatattatttacaacGATGGATAATTTAGAtgatttactaaataaaattaaatctaatgATGAAATATCAATTgaagaaaaacaacaaattcGTACTGAATTACGTCAAAGATTCCTTAAATTGATCACAAGATTACAaggtatttacataaatattatttctatagaataaatataaacaattttttaaataataatagctaTTGttgttgatatatatttttttaggtaaacaatgtagttttaaaacatgtgaaaataCTAATGTAGAGGCATTATTTAAAGTATGTGAtccaaattttgaaacaattattgtcgaaaatttgaaaacaccGGTTATGAGTTATGATAATGTAAAATTACGtgtaaatgatttaatttcattccatacatatgaataaaaaaatgttatcttattttatttaataaattattatttttgtacattttcttaaaaagtgtgttgttttattattctatttaataGGCAACCAACATAACGGGTAAGTATAGTGTGATGAtacttttcgataaaatatttttacggaATGGTTGATATGTTTCTCCAAGATATTGTTACGGCTGGCAGTCAATCTTGTATACCGAATTTTATCTCATTTGccctttttatataataataataataataatagaatcataatggggtttaacctccgtttctcataCCATGTCTATAAAAGAGGTcactaacatcattatttttagggtgtatttatttcttaaactatCCCAGTGTCATAAATAAGGTAAATTTATCTCAGTGTGATAAATTTACCGccgagttaatttttttgttcacactgccacCCGCAATCTCCCAGACAGTAGTCAAAGCAAGCTCGACTACTTGCCGGTAGCTTTTATTAAGCTTGCAATGTTCGTATCCATGTATGTTTTTCcgggtggaatcttgcaactcaattttgaaacaGCTATCCTCAAtcgattcatttcaatttaattataagttcatcgaagatccattatttgatgaacagagacgactatagttagagtattgacgattgaagagagatatttatattatcaaatttataagcttaTATGTATGCACCGTggaataaaccaaaacttttttacaatactataGGAAAACAATCACCCacaattcatcattaaagttgaaaacaaggtacaaataatttcaaccacaaatttATACTTgctttggcgctcgtactaccttaaaaaaatagttgATGGTGTATGGAAAATGCATTTTACATTAGGAAACTATTGCATCGAGTAATAATATATCAACAACACTCATTGGACTTGGCGTTATGCCAGGTTATGGTGGCCACCCACAATAACAACATTAGTGATGTAGTTGTTATATGTGCACTCTGGTAGCTGGTGATCGTAGATTGTATAATTTGATGTGCGACGTCAGATAAATTTGGGCATTTATGCCTTTTTTTTTACCAAGCCCAAGTTTCTTGTTATAGATTCCGTAGAAATCCAaagtaaaatcaatttcaaaacaatttttgaattagaTTTCTATCGAATTCATTGGATTTTTCAGCAAAAGTtcttagttattttttgaagaatatctttctaatttaaacatttcttcTGTCAATAGGTGGGGACGGATGGTAAATGTGtaggtgtttaaaaaaatatgaataaaaaaaaaaaagatcagaATACAAAATTGggtcgataatatttatatagtcaaaaatgttttgtttttaaacacgCATAACATGTAGAAAATTCCAGAGCCAGGCCCGATTTCTATGAATAAAGAGATTTTTTTGTAGGAGTCcgtcttttataaaaaactttcctGTCTTTTTTAAGTCAATGAATATTTCATTACCTTTTAACCTTCGAAAATCCACCGACTATAGGTTATAACCTTCTATCGACACcctcatcaaaaattttttgctaaatactCGGTAATTTCCTACTTTTGCCATTTGGGTAAACCTATTGTACATCATTGTGAATAATACCGTTGAAAAGatctttaaaatagaatttttccaGTACTTTTTAATCAACTAGTTAACCCTTGTAGCAGTTCAGTACGTGGTATGCGtagggtagcgagttcgatcgtgaaggaggtgtactcagcctttcaaaataattgaggacctgataaatgaaattataagcggaaaggtgataaaacacatatgtgatatcacaatgggctttatGGCCTAATTGAGCCCTTCGTGGATAGTCATTAGTACCTTACCTAACCTTTAACCAACTATCTTCCACAAATTTCTTTGTAGCATAAATTGAACTAAGGAAGCACGTCTCGAACTATACATCTGCTGTCACCAGACACCGGATTGATATTACCGATATATTTTTCATGGAGTATACTTCATCATATAATTCCTATTCGTTGACGGTAGTAAAATTGTCATCGGCTATTGACCTCTATACAGAAAAGGTGAATGACTGATATATAcgaaaaactttacaaaaaaataaaaataaacaaattaaatatatactgagatttcttatatatatttttgtattaattttgttttcctcTATCTAAAGGCTGTAATGTGTGCTGTTctgccatttttattttatttttaaaagataaaaaaaattgctgaagatgaaaaaaacaaatattacctctaaaaaaagctttaatatAAGGAATGTACTTAATGCCACAATTAATTTGTCTGAGAGAGTAGTTGAAGGTGTTGAATTGGAAGAGAAACTTGTAaagttttcaatgtttcaatcacatATGTACTATGTTGTTGTTCTCCAGGTGCCTCTAGGTACAAAAGCTGgcgtgattcaaggtacatgaaAGTATGGTTGCCATCTGCTGAGCCTCGTCCGGCAGTGAGGGGTCAGAAGGTTTTTCCGAGCGGCCGGGTTTTTGAAAGTTTAGCCGGGCCACCGCGTGAgtcgaaaaagcaaaaattagcaTTATGATTGCTGAATCGCTATTATTGGAGTAGtgagaattgattttgttcatgattttaGTGATTACAGGACTTTTCAgcttatttttttggtatcacgataagaagttagttgtaaaacttttatattcgttGTATATGAGTCACGTTCGTGCAGAATGTTCatgtttgttcattttattcGAGTCAtgtttgtgtaaattttttatttcccgTACTATGTGAATAAGTGTTGATAGATACTTAAGGATTAATGCCAAAACAAACTGACCGATATAGTTTTCGTGGTGAAATGGTGgacaaaatttgcaaatttcgaacatatttatattcatacttatatttttgatatagttGAAATAAATTAGATATGACGAAATTggacttttttgaatttc
The Chrysoperla carnea chromosome 4, inChrCarn1.1, whole genome shotgun sequence genome window above contains:
- the LOC123297675 gene encoding uncharacterized protein LOC123297675, which produces MDNLDDLLNKIKSNDEISIEEKQQIRTELRQRFLKLITRLQGKQCSFKTCENTNVEALFKVCDPNFETIIVENLKTPVMSYDNVKLRETIASSNNISTTLIGLGVMPGYGGHPQ